The following proteins are encoded in a genomic region of Spirosoma sp. SC4-14:
- a CDS encoding ATP-binding protein, which translates to MTIRNRLTFLFTAIVSGLLILFGLVLYIVAERLRESEYRQRLRAEATTSAELLFGRQAITPQLYRLLDKNQMTVLTQEEIIIYNYRNQIVYESGTDYLTVSKEQLDQIRLEGEVYWRVGDREIVGVLFTNHADRLVILASAVDKYGFSKQWDLAMLLVSGWFLATIIVFLAGRFFAGRALKPIRRVIASVDTITASQLSTRLTEGPDNDELSQLAQRFNQMLDRLEDAFRLQRTFVSNASHELRTPLTAITGQLEVALMAGDTEADLRIMVQSVLNDVRDLNRLTNGLLSLANVSLDESVVAMVPVALDELVWQTRSDLLRVRSDAVVVVEIGTTLPTSWRVNGNEALLRTALFNLSENGVKFSPNHRVSIKLMVEADSIVLTFHNQGTAIPPAELADIFKPFRRGSNGQHIAGHGIGLSLTQRIIQLHYGRLSVQSDDTQGTIFTLSLPQS; encoded by the coding sequence ATGACTATCCGCAACCGCCTTACTTTTCTTTTTACGGCTATTGTATCAGGGCTGCTTATCTTATTCGGCCTTGTACTGTACATTGTAGCCGAACGGCTGCGAGAGAGCGAATATCGACAGCGGTTGCGTGCCGAAGCTACCACATCGGCCGAATTATTGTTTGGCCGTCAGGCTATTACACCTCAGCTCTATCGGTTGTTGGATAAGAACCAGATGACCGTACTGACTCAGGAAGAAATTATTATTTATAATTACCGGAATCAGATTGTTTATGAAAGTGGCACTGATTATCTGACGGTCAGCAAAGAACAGTTAGATCAGATTCGGCTGGAGGGCGAGGTATACTGGCGCGTGGGCGACCGCGAAATAGTGGGCGTTCTGTTTACCAATCATGCCGACCGTTTGGTAATACTGGCTTCGGCTGTCGATAAATATGGATTCAGTAAGCAGTGGGATTTAGCCATGCTCCTGGTCAGCGGGTGGTTTCTGGCGACGATTATTGTCTTTCTAGCCGGGCGTTTTTTTGCCGGCCGTGCGCTTAAACCCATTCGTCGGGTTATTGCCAGCGTAGATACGATTACGGCTTCGCAGTTAAGCACTCGTTTGACCGAAGGCCCTGACAATGACGAGCTCAGCCAATTGGCGCAGCGATTCAATCAGATGCTTGACCGGCTCGAAGATGCTTTTCGGCTTCAGCGCACGTTTGTATCCAATGCCTCACATGAACTCCGTACACCACTAACGGCTATTACAGGACAACTGGAGGTTGCTCTGATGGCTGGAGATACTGAAGCTGACCTGCGTATAATGGTTCAATCGGTTCTTAACGACGTACGCGACCTGAATCGATTAACCAATGGGCTTCTTAGCTTGGCTAATGTTAGCCTCGACGAATCAGTTGTGGCAATGGTGCCAGTAGCGCTGGATGAACTTGTTTGGCAAACCCGCTCCGATCTGCTTCGGGTGCGCTCGGATGCGGTTGTGGTGGTTGAAATTGGTACTACACTACCTACAAGCTGGCGGGTCAATGGCAATGAGGCTTTACTTCGAACGGCCTTGTTCAATCTGAGCGAAAACGGAGTCAAGTTCTCGCCCAACCATCGCGTGTCTATAAAATTAATGGTAGAAGCTGACTCTATTGTGCTTACTTTTCACAATCAGGGGACAGCTATTCCTCCTGCCGAATTAGCCGACATCTTCAAACCTTTCCGGCGAGGTAGCAATGGCCAGCATATTGCCGGGCACGGAATCGGTCTGTCGCTTACACAGCGGATTATTCAATTACACTACGGACGGCTTTCGGTGCAATCAGACGATACACAGGGAACAATCTTCACCCTGTCGCTCCCTCAATCCTAA
- a CDS encoding response regulator transcription factor, with translation MLNHQKTHLLVVEDEPKVALFIKKGLETQAYAVTVAADGREGKRLIGSERFNLAILDVNIPFVSGLELATYIRSKKPAMPILMLTALDTTTDKLLGFEAGADDYLAKPFDFLELLARVKALLRRAAPPQEAEPILRLADLELDIPAKVARRAGRTIELTAREFSLLEYLLRNAGRVVSRVDIAEHVWDVGFDTGTNVIEVYVNYLRNKIDKDYPNKLIQTVVGMGYVLKEK, from the coding sequence ATGCTAAACCACCAAAAAACACATTTACTGGTCGTAGAAGATGAGCCTAAGGTAGCTTTGTTTATAAAAAAAGGCCTCGAAACACAGGCTTATGCTGTAACAGTAGCTGCCGACGGGCGTGAGGGAAAGCGACTCATAGGCTCTGAACGCTTCAATTTAGCGATTCTGGATGTAAACATACCCTTTGTTAGCGGTCTGGAACTCGCAACGTATATTCGGTCTAAAAAACCGGCCATGCCAATTCTGATGTTAACAGCCCTCGACACAACAACCGATAAATTGTTGGGTTTTGAGGCTGGCGCTGATGATTATCTGGCTAAACCGTTCGATTTTCTTGAATTATTGGCCCGTGTGAAAGCATTGCTTCGTCGGGCAGCTCCTCCGCAGGAAGCCGAACCTATTCTACGCTTGGCCGATCTTGAACTCGACATACCGGCCAAAGTTGCGCGTCGGGCAGGTCGAACAATTGAACTGACAGCCCGTGAGTTTTCATTGCTTGAATACCTTCTGCGCAACGCTGGGCGGGTCGTGTCGCGCGTGGATATAGCTGAGCATGTATGGGATGTGGGTTTCGATACCGGGACAAATGTAATAGAGGTATATGTCAATTATTTACGTAATAAAATTGATAAAGACTATCCCAATAAACTAATTCAGACCGTAGTGGGTATGGGTTATGTACTGAAAGAAAAATAG
- a CDS encoding DUF4136 domain-containing protein, translated as MKLKGIISSLFIVGTLASCAPSITVKYDYDPKVNVRQFSTYRIEADRQRNADPIVGSNLNQRRIADALDQSLKARGYKPVNQGEADLVVRFFTDSRDRQQIQSNNMYSPYSWWYGGMGNNVYSRQYEENRVVVNVIDARTNDIIWQGWATGQLNTRNKERDRDQAFRETVTSIMKNFPESAGQDYGAVR; from the coding sequence ATGAAACTCAAAGGCATAATTAGCAGTCTTTTCATCGTCGGTACGCTGGCGTCCTGCGCCCCTTCCATTACGGTCAAATACGACTATGATCCTAAAGTAAATGTCCGTCAGTTTTCGACCTACCGTATCGAGGCCGATCGTCAGCGCAATGCAGACCCCATTGTAGGTAGCAACCTGAACCAACGCCGAATTGCCGACGCGCTGGATCAATCCCTGAAAGCACGCGGCTATAAGCCCGTCAATCAGGGTGAAGCCGATCTGGTCGTACGCTTCTTTACTGATTCGCGCGATCGTCAGCAAATCCAGTCGAACAATATGTATTCACCTTATTCGTGGTGGTATGGTGGCATGGGTAACAACGTTTATTCTCGCCAGTATGAAGAAAACCGCGTTGTGGTAAACGTGATTGATGCCCGTACGAACGACATTATCTGGCAAGGCTGGGCAACAGGTCAGCTCAACACCCGCAATAAAGAACGCGACCGCGATCAGGCCTTCCGCGAAACGGTAACCAGCATTATGAAAAACTTCCCTGAAAGTGCTGGTCAGGATTATGGCGCCGTTCGCTAA
- a CDS encoding DUF6686 family protein, translated as MKCQCHLLSDSVNGRIILYGHTAPDDTHNIALQFNNITQWLCYDDFLALEWNVRSIDTNAYFAAHPHEDRIHLSTPSRYLSFSFRSNELFELRNMLSRAVARLHWIETLRRAQN; from the coding sequence ATGAAATGCCAATGCCATCTCTTATCTGATTCGGTTAACGGACGAATAATTCTATACGGTCATACGGCCCCCGACGATACTCACAATATTGCTTTGCAGTTTAATAATATCACCCAATGGCTGTGCTACGATGACTTTCTGGCTCTGGAATGGAATGTAAGAAGCATTGATACAAACGCTTATTTCGCGGCTCATCCGCACGAAGATCGGATTCATTTAAGTACACCATCCCGGTATCTGTCATTTAGTTTCCGATCAAATGAGCTATTCGAACTTCGCAATATGCTCAGTCGGGCCGTTGCCCGTCTTCACTGGATTGAAACCCTGCGCCGGGCACAAAATTAA
- a CDS encoding ferritin — protein sequence MKDLARLRTPIKESIELALNQQIQMEMTSSSKYLAMAGWCDRNGLDYSAGFFYKQSEEERTHGMKLFHYLCDQGATAYSPEIPAVSQEFDSLRSVFEAALEQEIAVTDSINRIIGICRRENDYATEELLKWYVKEQMEEEYIARRCLDLFDQIPADQLFYLDKKVSSVTYDGNVFDA from the coding sequence ATGAAAGACTTAGCAAGACTTCGAACACCTATTAAAGAGAGCATCGAACTGGCTCTGAATCAGCAAATACAAATGGAAATGACCTCGTCATCGAAGTACCTGGCGATGGCGGGCTGGTGCGACCGTAATGGTCTGGATTATAGTGCCGGCTTTTTTTATAAACAGTCGGAAGAAGAGCGTACTCACGGCATGAAGCTATTTCATTACCTATGTGATCAGGGGGCTACTGCATACTCGCCCGAAATACCGGCTGTGAGCCAGGAGTTTGATTCACTACGGTCTGTGTTCGAAGCCGCGCTGGAGCAGGAAATTGCCGTGACGGATTCAATTAACCGGATTATCGGTATTTGCCGTCGGGAAAACGACTACGCCACCGAAGAGCTTCTGAAGTGGTATGTGAAAGAACAAATGGAAGAAGAGTATATAGCTCGTCGTTGTCTGGATCTGTTCGATCAGATTCCGGCTGATCAGCTTTTCTATCTGGATAAAAAAGTTTCCAGCGTTACCTATGATGGGAACGTATTTGATGCGTAA